A genomic segment from Planktothrix sp. FACHB-1365 encodes:
- a CDS encoding nitrate reductase associated protein, producing MNNLFEFEQDFVKALNCIPMVVRYKLDSCGVKLKLEHWNKFPHDVRQQLVEKPISTPEEIAAYRSLLYQLAAQYTNIPLKDLPIDEHPLWLDSTELPDIVQQKAEEMGVEITLKHWQNLTPLQRFALLKLSRPSHENKNFLPALREFKIL from the coding sequence ATGAACAATTTGTTTGAATTTGAACAGGATTTTGTTAAGGCTTTGAATTGTATTCCGATGGTTGTGCGGTATAAACTGGATAGCTGTGGGGTTAAGTTGAAGTTAGAACATTGGAATAAATTTCCCCATGATGTTCGTCAACAATTAGTAGAAAAACCGATCAGTACACCGGAAGAAATAGCAGCCTATCGGAGTTTATTGTATCAATTAGCAGCACAATATACCAATATTCCCTTAAAGGATTTACCGATTGATGAGCATCCCCTTTGGTTAGATTCTACTGAATTACCGGATATTGTGCAGCAAAAAGCAGAGGAAATGGGGGTTGAGATCACGTTAAAACACTGGCAGAATTTAACGCCATTACAACGATTTGCTTTACTAAAGTTGAGCCGTCCTAGCCATGAGAATAAAAACTTTTTACCTGCTTTAAGAGAATTTAAAATTTTATAA
- a CDS encoding DUF3696 domain-containing protein gives MLTKIELKNFKCFKDKIQFPLRQINLLTGKNGLGKSTLLQALLLMRQSIEYSEFITQILLNGSCVKLGNFVDVRNSNISRDESIVLKFFIQGNINNTVFDKYIEYYLKENLDDDMVAEISKINFCNQFNLDNNIPIKREYLKSENNNYFNINEYSNNEYQNLDNYSLTNLIPNDSDPTLVDEFFNFSHIHYISADRIGPQEFYFKSTLNKFPNVGAKGEFTVNLLDKKRNDLVNEKLCLGNDAKTLSNQTEEWLSYVFDGAKVEISKSISNILELLLNTDDSKDRYKPANVGFGYHCVLPIIVSGLIAREGEILIVENPEAHLHPKAQSQLTHFLAKVSSCGVQVFIESHSDHVLNALRIAVLDQILDTEDLNILCLQLNSEQPVVQIPVQSNGGIEEWPPGFFDQMDQDFERLFGI, from the coding sequence ATGCTAACTAAAATAGAGTTGAAAAACTTTAAGTGCTTTAAAGATAAAATACAGTTTCCTTTAAGACAGATAAACCTGCTAACAGGCAAAAATGGGCTTGGTAAGTCTACTCTTTTACAAGCTTTACTTTTAATGCGACAATCTATTGAGTATAGTGAATTTATAACCCAAATTCTATTGAATGGAAGTTGTGTAAAACTGGGAAATTTTGTTGATGTTAGAAATAGCAATATCTCAAGAGATGAATCCATTGTACTTAAATTTTTTATTCAAGGAAATATTAATAACACAGTTTTTGATAAATATATTGAATATTATTTAAAAGAAAATTTAGATGATGATATGGTAGCAGAAATCAGCAAAATCAATTTCTGTAATCAATTTAATTTAGACAATAATATTCCGATAAAAAGAGAGTATTTAAAGAGTGAAAACAATAATTATTTTAATATAAATGAATACTCCAATAACGAATATCAAAATTTAGACAACTATTCGTTAACTAATTTAATACCTAATGATTCCGACCCTACCTTAGTAGATGAATTTTTCAATTTTAGTCATATCCACTACATTTCAGCTGATCGTATTGGCCCACAAGAATTTTATTTTAAGTCTACTTTGAATAAGTTTCCTAATGTGGGAGCAAAAGGCGAATTTACCGTAAATTTGCTTGATAAAAAAAGAAATGATTTAGTTAATGAAAAGCTGTGTCTGGGAAATGATGCAAAGACATTATCTAATCAAACAGAAGAATGGCTAAGTTATGTTTTTGACGGAGCTAAAGTAGAAATATCTAAATCAATAAGTAATATTTTAGAACTTTTATTGAATACCGATGACTCAAAAGACCGTTATAAACCAGCTAATGTTGGTTTTGGATACCATTGCGTTTTACCAATTATTGTTTCAGGATTAATTGCTAGGGAAGGTGAAATATTAATTGTAGAAAATCCAGAAGCGCATTTACATCCTAAAGCACAATCGCAACTAACTCACTTTCTAGCTAAGGTTAGCAGTTGTGGCGTACAAGTTTTTATTGAATCACATAGCGATCATGTTTTGAATGCTTTGCGAATAGCTGTACTTGATCAAATTCTTGACACTGAAGATTTAAACATATTATGCTTACAGTTAAATTCAGAACAACCAGTTGTACAAATTCCTGTTCAATCTAATGGAGGAATTGAAGAATGGCCTCCAGGGTTTTTCGACCAAATGGATCAAGATTTTGAACGTCTTTTTGGAATCTAA
- a CDS encoding peroxiredoxin has product MTLRLGDTVPNFTQASSEGDISFYDWAGDSWVVLFSHPADYTPVCTTELGTVAKLKPEFDKRNVKVIALSVDDAESHKGWIQDINETQNTVVNYPVLADLDRKVSELYDMIHPNANAAVTVRTVFIIDPNKKLRLSLTYPPSTGRNFDEILRVIDSLQLTDHYSVATPADWKDGEDCVIVPSLKDPEVLKEKFPKGYQEVKPYLRLTPQPNK; this is encoded by the coding sequence ATGACACTTCGACTTGGGGATACCGTACCTAACTTTACTCAAGCATCCTCCGAAGGTGACATCAGCTTTTATGATTGGGCTGGGGATAGCTGGGTGGTGTTATTCTCTCATCCGGCGGACTATACTCCCGTTTGCACAACGGAATTGGGAACCGTTGCTAAATTAAAACCCGAATTTGACAAACGCAACGTTAAAGTCATTGCTCTGAGTGTGGATGATGCGGAGTCCCATAAAGGTTGGATTCAAGATATTAACGAAACTCAAAATACTGTTGTTAATTATCCGGTTTTAGCAGACCTAGACCGCAAAGTGTCCGAATTGTACGACATGATTCATCCCAATGCGAATGCGGCGGTTACGGTGCGGACTGTTTTTATTATTGACCCTAACAAAAAACTGCGTCTGAGCTTAACCTATCCACCAAGCACCGGACGCAACTTTGATGAAATTTTGCGGGTAATTGATTCTCTGCAACTGACTGACCACTACAGCGTCGCTACTCCGGCCGACTGGAAAGATGGAGAAGACTGTGTGATTGTTCCTTCCCTCAAAGACCCAGAAGTCTTGAAAGAGAAGTTCCCCAAAGGGTATCAAGAAGTCAAACCTTATTTACGTCTGACTCCTCAACCGAATAAATAA
- a CDS encoding GuaB3 family IMP dehydrogenase-related protein: MDIVIGRGKAARRAYGIDEIALVPGQRTLDPSLADTTWTIGGIQREIPIIASAMDGVVDVRMAVELSKLGALGVLNLEGIQTRYQDPEPILDRIASVGKDEFVTLMQELYAEPIKPELITQRIQDIKSGGGIAAVSATPAGASKYGAVVAEAGADLFFVQATVVSTTFLSPESVIPLDLAQFCQEMPIPVILGNCVTYDITLDLLKAGAAGILVGIGPGAACTSRGVLGVGVPQATAVADCAAARNDFYQETGRYVPIIADGGLITGGDICKCIACGADGVMIGSPFARAKEAPGRGYHWGMATPSPVLPRGTRIRVGTTGTLEQILRGPAQLDDGTHNLLGALKTSMGTLGAQTIPEMQQVEVVIAPSLLTEGKVYQKAQQLGMGK; the protein is encoded by the coding sequence GTGGATATTGTAATTGGTCGGGGCAAGGCTGCCCGCAGAGCTTATGGCATTGACGAAATTGCGTTAGTCCCTGGACAACGCACCCTTGATCCTAGTTTGGCAGATACAACGTGGACAATTGGTGGCATTCAACGAGAAATCCCCATTATTGCGAGTGCTATGGATGGGGTAGTTGATGTTCGCATGGCGGTAGAATTATCTAAATTGGGGGCATTGGGAGTATTGAACCTAGAAGGGATTCAAACCCGTTATCAAGACCCAGAACCGATTTTGGATCGGATCGCTTCAGTTGGGAAGGATGAGTTTGTCACCCTGATGCAAGAATTGTATGCAGAACCCATCAAACCCGAATTAATAACCCAACGAATTCAGGACATCAAAAGCGGTGGCGGTATTGCGGCGGTAAGTGCTACACCTGCGGGAGCGAGTAAATATGGTGCGGTTGTGGCTGAAGCTGGGGCTGATTTATTTTTTGTACAAGCAACGGTGGTGTCAACAACATTCCTTTCACCGGAGTCCGTTATTCCTCTGGATTTAGCTCAATTTTGCCAAGAAATGCCCATTCCGGTGATTTTGGGCAACTGTGTCACTTATGATATCACCCTGGATTTGCTCAAAGCGGGGGCTGCGGGAATTTTAGTTGGGATTGGCCCCGGTGCGGCCTGTACCTCACGAGGGGTTTTAGGGGTGGGGGTTCCCCAAGCAACGGCCGTAGCCGACTGTGCCGCAGCGCGGAATGATTTCTATCAAGAAACCGGGCGTTATGTCCCCATTATTGCCGATGGCGGATTAATTACCGGAGGAGATATCTGTAAATGTATCGCTTGTGGGGCTGATGGGGTGATGATTGGTTCTCCCTTTGCTCGTGCCAAAGAAGCTCCGGGACGGGGTTATCATTGGGGAATGGCAACCCCTAGCCCGGTGTTACCGCGTGGAACTCGGATTCGGGTGGGGACAACGGGAACCTTAGAACAAATCCTGCGTGGCCCTGCTCAATTGGATGACGGGACTCATAATTTATTGGGAGCGTTAAAAACCAGTATGGGAACCCTTGGAGCGCAAACGATTCCAGAAATGCAGCAGGTGGAAGTTGTGATTGCTCCTTCGCTGTTAACCGAAGGGAAAGTCTACCAAAAAGCTCAACAGTTAGGAATGGGTAAGTAA
- a CDS encoding LOG family protein: MNSSDISQAVDSLQADIIQLVDQLPNLKHKKWISRALSSLVHMAGEEFETLDWKIISASLLDLERGFQVFYPYRHVRKICIFGSARIPANTQEYRMAADFARFVTQQGFMVLTGGGGGIMQAGNEGAGLDLSFGLNIQLPFEQSSNPYIEGNKKAIMFKYFFTRKLFFLRESDALAMFPGGFGTLDETFECLTLIQTGKFGPAPLILVDRPGGDYWYDLHQFIEKQMLNRGLISPDDPSFYTITDDLSMACEAIANFYRVYHSSRHVKDKFVMCLKSELSNEQVEQLNTEFHDMLSKGRIEKTKAFPEEIGGETEGLPRLMFHFNQRRVGRLYQMIYRINKMGATSPEAAHPEQK, encoded by the coding sequence ATGAACTCCTCTGACATTAGCCAAGCGGTAGATTCTCTACAAGCAGATATTATTCAGTTAGTTGATCAACTGCCGAATTTAAAGCATAAGAAGTGGATTTCACGAGCACTTTCGAGCCTAGTTCACATGGCTGGGGAAGAATTTGAAACTCTGGATTGGAAAATTATTTCCGCCTCTTTGCTGGACTTAGAACGAGGGTTTCAAGTTTTTTATCCCTATCGCCATGTTCGCAAAATTTGTATTTTTGGTTCGGCTCGGATTCCGGCTAATACTCAAGAGTATCGTATGGCGGCAGATTTTGCCCGATTTGTCACCCAGCAAGGATTTATGGTCTTAACTGGGGGTGGAGGGGGAATTATGCAGGCGGGAAATGAGGGGGCGGGTCTGGATTTATCATTTGGATTAAATATTCAACTTCCCTTTGAACAATCTTCAAATCCGTATATTGAAGGGAATAAAAAAGCAATTATGTTTAAGTATTTTTTCACGCGCAAGCTGTTTTTTTTGCGTGAAAGTGATGCTTTAGCCATGTTTCCAGGGGGGTTCGGGACGTTAGATGAAACCTTTGAATGTTTAACCTTAATTCAAACGGGAAAATTTGGCCCTGCTCCGTTGATTTTAGTGGATCGTCCGGGGGGGGATTATTGGTACGATTTACATCAATTTATTGAAAAACAAATGCTCAATCGGGGATTGATTTCACCGGATGATCCCAGTTTTTATACGATTACGGATGATTTGTCTATGGCTTGTGAAGCGATCGCTAATTTCTATCGAGTTTATCATTCAAGTCGCCACGTTAAAGATAAGTTTGTGATGTGCTTAAAATCGGAATTATCAAATGAGCAAGTGGAACAACTTAATACCGAGTTTCACGATATGTTATCGAAAGGAAGAATTGAGAAAACGAAAGCTTTCCCTGAAGAAATAGGGGGCGAAACCGAAGGTTTACCGCGTCTAATGTTCCATTTTAATCAACGTCGTGTTGGACGATTATATCAAATGATTTATAGGATTAATAAGATGGGAGCGACTTCCCCAGAAGCGGCGCATCCAGAGCAGAAGTAG
- a CDS encoding DUF262 domain-containing protein translates to MTQPSMSGGELATIKERLELDKITEHESDVIETDEDTAEEDSGDSGGLYPYDPTQADIDIREDPQTVFELLRKYDNGKLITDPDFQRNVVWELENKSKFIESVILNFPLPPWYLNQTKEGKLIIVDGLQRTTALHEFVKDKFRLSGLQALTKLNGYNFSELKELPGDYQTRIEDKKLYIYFIKPSVPVKVVYDIFNRINTGGTRLQRQEVRNCIFSGKSTKLLKQLSEKKYFRKAIDNGVSAKRMKDREVILRYLAFKIFDYEKDYQGDLSDFVERAMKEINLMDYKKIELLENDFERVMNLTFDFFGTKNFRLPSGKNRGRINIAMFESVCYCFSISSDVFLKNNKNSIQNNFTKLLENQEYLDSIRDSTSSKSKVITRFKLAQKILGDVENAN, encoded by the coding sequence GTGACACAACCATCTATGAGTGGAGGCGAATTAGCCACAATCAAAGAACGGCTTGAACTAGATAAAATTACCGAGCATGAAAGCGATGTCATCGAAACAGATGAAGATACTGCTGAAGAGGATAGTGGTGATAGTGGTGGATTATATCCTTACGATCCAACTCAAGCAGATATTGATATTAGAGAAGATCCTCAAACTGTTTTTGAGTTATTGAGGAAATATGATAATGGCAAGCTGATTACCGATCCAGATTTTCAACGTAATGTAGTATGGGAATTAGAAAATAAAAGTAAATTTATTGAATCTGTTATCCTAAATTTCCCACTTCCTCCCTGGTACTTAAATCAAACGAAAGAGGGAAAACTGATTATTGTAGATGGTTTACAGAGGACTACAGCTTTACATGAATTTGTTAAAGACAAATTTAGATTAAGTGGTTTACAAGCTTTGACTAAGTTGAATGGCTACAACTTTTCAGAACTTAAAGAACTCCCCGGTGACTATCAAACCAGGATTGAAGATAAAAAACTTTACATATATTTTATTAAACCTTCTGTTCCTGTTAAAGTTGTCTATGATATTTTCAATAGAATTAATACAGGAGGAACTAGGCTTCAACGTCAAGAAGTTAGAAACTGTATCTTTTCAGGAAAATCAACGAAGCTGCTAAAACAGTTATCAGAAAAAAAATATTTTAGAAAGGCTATAGATAATGGCGTTTCAGCTAAAAGGATGAAAGATAGAGAAGTTATTTTGCGTTACTTAGCTTTTAAAATTTTTGATTATGAAAAAGATTATCAAGGTGATCTAAGTGATTTTGTAGAGCGTGCCATGAAAGAGATTAATTTGATGGATTATAAAAAAATAGAGTTATTAGAAAATGATTTTGAGCGAGTCATGAATTTAACTTTTGATTTTTTTGGGACTAAAAATTTTCGTTTACCCTCTGGTAAAAATAGGGGAAGAATAAATATTGCAATGTTTGAGTCTGTGTGCTATTGTTTTTCTATTAGTAGTGATGTTTTTTTAAAAAACAACAAAAATTCTATTCAAAATAATTTTACTAAATTGCTTGAAAATCAAGAATATTTAGATTCTATACGAGATTCTACTAGCAGCAAATCTAAAGTCATCACTCGCTTTAAACTGGCACAAAAAATTTTAGGAGACGTAGAAAATGCTAACTAA
- a CDS encoding CHAD domain-containing protein codes for MEINTHPQTQTLGYWAVKAIQKHLEKVISHESDVLKDDDPEELHQMRVGMRRLRSAIVGFAPVLDLPESAEDEKIGKIARRLGKLRDLDVLLETLQNHYYPHLPPSEQETLDKILMSWVKQRHKAFRVVEWVLDHKTYKNLKEDLQNWIKEPCFTPLEKLPIDEVLPDLLLPQISELFLHPGWQVGEDQVNPISLETLEEILNKQGKSLHSLRKQVKRVRYQMNLFTDFYSSTYSNYLEDIKAIQECLGDIQDSMVLGEKIAEEIPFKINSKLPTFMGLLAQNRYESWQKWEQLQRQYLKPKTRYQFRSELLHPVTETGTHKDEKEEE; via the coding sequence ATGGAAATCAATACTCATCCTCAAACCCAAACTTTAGGATATTGGGCTGTAAAAGCGATTCAAAAACATCTGGAAAAAGTCATAAGTCATGAATCTGATGTTTTAAAAGATGATGATCCTGAAGAACTCCATCAAATGCGGGTGGGAATGCGACGGTTACGTTCAGCAATTGTTGGCTTTGCTCCAGTTTTAGACTTACCCGAATCGGCTGAAGATGAAAAAATAGGTAAGATTGCGCGGCGTTTGGGGAAGTTACGAGATTTAGACGTATTATTAGAAACCTTACAAAACCATTATTATCCCCATTTACCGCCATCAGAACAAGAAACCCTAGATAAAATATTAATGAGTTGGGTGAAACAACGTCACAAAGCCTTTCGAGTTGTGGAATGGGTCTTAGACCATAAAACCTATAAAAACTTGAAAGAAGATTTACAAAATTGGATCAAAGAACCTTGTTTTACCCCTCTGGAAAAGCTACCCATTGATGAAGTTCTCCCCGATTTATTACTCCCCCAAATCAGTGAGTTATTCTTACATCCTGGTTGGCAAGTGGGTGAAGATCAAGTTAACCCTATTTCTTTGGAAACTTTAGAAGAAATTTTAAATAAACAGGGAAAATCTTTGCATAGCTTAAGAAAGCAAGTTAAACGAGTGCGTTATCAAATGAATTTATTTACGGATTTCTATTCTTCTACCTATTCTAACTATTTAGAAGATATAAAAGCGATTCAGGAGTGTTTAGGTGATATTCAAGATAGCATGGTTTTAGGAGAAAAAATAGCTGAAGAAATACCCTTCAAAATTAACTCTAAACTCCCGACTTTTATGGGTTTATTAGCCCAAAATCGTTATGAATCTTGGCAAAAATGGGAACAATTGCAACGTCAGTATTTAAAGCCAAAAACTCGTTATCAATTTCGCTCAGAATTGCTGCATCCTGTTACAGAAACAGGAACCCATAAAGATGAGAAGGAGGAAGAATAA
- the corA gene encoding magnesium/cobalt transporter CorA, with protein sequence MKFSTAAIDSVKDEDEEEESNLDYFYDDPGTPPGTLDVEADDPPPEMVLIDYNDGMATRLKLTTPEECAPYLDTHSVSWLDILGLGNQDTWERMAKVFNLHPIALEDVVNVPQRPKVVEYDGQLVIVAWMVTLKPGEDPLHKEQVSIILGKNYLLTVQEEAEYDCLQPVRDRIRYNQGIIRKQGVDYLAYAILDAIIDGFFPVLEEYGDILEELEDEVVFNPVPKNLAKIYSIRRDLFTLRRAIWSQREAINVLIRDGSDLISPEVRVYLRDCYDHTILVRDMVETYRELSSDLMGIYMSSMSNKMNEIMKLLTVISTIFIPLTFVAGVYGMNFNPDSSPLNMPELNWYWGYPVCLGLMFMIALALFFFFWRRGWFNSFSNPQDENPSIR encoded by the coding sequence ATGAAATTTTCAACAGCCGCGATTGATTCTGTAAAAGATGAGGATGAGGAAGAAGAATCAAATTTAGATTATTTTTATGATGATCCGGGTACACCACCGGGAACCTTAGATGTGGAAGCGGATGATCCGCCACCTGAAATGGTTTTAATTGATTATAATGATGGGATGGCGACTCGTTTAAAATTAACGACACCGGAAGAATGCGCGCCTTATTTAGATACTCATTCTGTTTCTTGGTTAGATATTTTAGGGTTAGGAAATCAAGACACTTGGGAACGCATGGCGAAGGTATTTAATTTACATCCCATTGCCTTAGAAGATGTGGTGAATGTTCCCCAACGTCCGAAAGTGGTAGAATATGATGGTCAACTGGTAATTGTTGCCTGGATGGTAACGCTTAAGCCCGGTGAAGATCCGCTACATAAAGAACAAGTTAGTATTATTTTAGGAAAAAATTATTTGCTAACGGTACAGGAAGAAGCAGAATATGATTGTTTACAACCTGTGCGCGATCGCATTCGTTATAATCAAGGGATTATTCGCAAACAAGGAGTGGATTATTTAGCTTATGCGATTTTAGATGCCATTATTGATGGATTTTTCCCTGTCTTAGAAGAATATGGAGATATTTTAGAAGAATTAGAAGACGAGGTTGTGTTTAATCCGGTTCCTAAAAATCTAGCTAAAATTTATAGTATTCGTCGAGATTTATTTACCCTCAGACGAGCTATTTGGTCACAACGAGAAGCCATTAATGTGTTAATTCGAGATGGAAGTGATTTAATTAGTCCAGAGGTTCGGGTTTACTTACGAGATTGTTATGATCATACAATTTTAGTGCGGGATATGGTCGAAACTTATCGAGAATTATCTTCCGATTTAATGGGAATTTATATGTCTTCCATGAGCAATAAAATGAATGAAATTATGAAGTTACTCACCGTAATTTCAACGATTTTTATTCCCCTAACCTTTGTGGCTGGGGTATACGGAATGAATTTTAACCCCGATAGTTCCCCGTTAAATATGCCTGAACTCAATTGGTATTGGGGTTATCCGGTTTGTTTGGGACTAATGTTTATGATTGCCTTAGCCTTATTCTTTTTCTTCTGGCGACGAGGTTGGTTTAATAGTTTTTCCAATCCTCAAGATGAAAACCCGTCTATCCGGTGA
- the trxA gene encoding thioredoxin, with amino-acid sequence MSNALTVTDASFKEDVLDSEIPVLVDFWAPWCGPCRMVAPVVEEIAEQYAGQVKVVKLNTDENATTASQYGIRSIPTLMIFKGGQRVDMVVGAVPKTTLASTLEKYLKPNT; translated from the coding sequence ATGTCCAACGCCTTAACAGTTACTGATGCTAGTTTTAAGGAAGATGTGCTTGACAGCGAAATCCCAGTGTTAGTGGATTTTTGGGCGCCTTGGTGCGGGCCTTGTCGCATGGTTGCACCTGTTGTCGAGGAAATTGCAGAGCAATATGCCGGACAAGTAAAAGTAGTCAAGCTCAATACAGATGAAAATGCTACTACTGCTAGTCAGTATGGTATTCGCAGTATTCCGACTCTGATGATTTTCAAAGGAGGTCAAAGAGTGGATATGGTTGTGGGTGCTGTTCCTAAAACGACATTAGCGTCTACTTTAGAAAAGTATCTGAAGCCAAATACCTGA
- a CDS encoding DUF3352 domain-containing protein, whose protein sequence is MQKIKPNLILTVGVAVLLVGGGIAAYYTLVSRKFLEGVPLGANVVPSEAMVAVSLSTDSQQWDKLKQYGTPQSQATLKQVLNDWQNRVLTENGYDYQKDIQPWVGKEVMIAFLPNSSLLSGTPPSTEASTTLNQQATVMVFPIANPAKAKELLSQPKTLPQGQTTQRSYRGIDIIETQGNPKQNYSIAVLGQDFLVVTTDPNATERAIDTYRGSGSLARTPGYATALNTIKTGNPFAQVYLNIPVATTVASYRSRNPIPEKNLEQVQQHQGLATNINLESQGVGFKAVSWLRPNSQKKFTVENKAQAILKQIPENTLMMVSGSNLKQVWEDYTQGANANPIAPFNPQVLSSSFKSSTGLELEKDVLKGMNGEFALSLIPSTPNPRALERFVAGLVLMVKVSDRNATDKTFTQLDEVMKNKKFKVSEVKIKDQPAMQWVSPFGGFVVTRGWLDGNLAYITLGGSVADQIVPLPSVSITSNPVFQQSIPMGLNPNNGNFFMNVERVFDPNVRTLSLPQLPPQQKVWIDAIQSIGLTTAILNDRTSRYDIFVKVKTPTTQPTTAPKTQP, encoded by the coding sequence ATGCAAAAAATAAAACCTAATTTAATTTTAACGGTGGGAGTTGCGGTACTGCTTGTTGGGGGTGGAATTGCCGCTTACTATACCTTAGTTTCGCGTAAATTTTTAGAAGGTGTTCCCCTCGGTGCAAATGTTGTTCCTTCTGAAGCAATGGTGGCTGTATCTCTGTCCACAGATAGCCAACAATGGGACAAATTAAAGCAATATGGTACACCCCAATCTCAAGCGACGTTAAAACAAGTCTTAAATGATTGGCAAAATCGGGTATTAACCGAAAATGGCTATGATTATCAGAAAGATATTCAGCCTTGGGTCGGAAAAGAAGTGATGATTGCCTTTTTACCAAATTCTAGTTTACTATCAGGAACCCCGCCCAGTACGGAAGCATCTACAACCTTAAATCAACAAGCGACGGTGATGGTATTTCCGATTGCTAACCCCGCCAAAGCTAAAGAATTATTATCACAACCGAAAACCTTACCTCAAGGTCAAACAACTCAACGATCTTATCGAGGAATTGATATTATTGAAACCCAAGGAAATCCCAAACAAAATTATTCTATTGCGGTTTTGGGACAGGATTTCTTAGTGGTGACAACTGATCCCAATGCAACAGAACGCGCCATTGATACCTATCGGGGTTCAGGTTCTTTAGCGAGAACTCCAGGATATGCGACGGCTTTGAATACAATTAAAACCGGAAATCCCTTTGCTCAAGTTTATCTCAATATTCCCGTTGCTACAACCGTGGCATCTTACCGTTCTCGAAATCCTATTCCTGAGAAAAATTTAGAACAAGTTCAACAACATCAAGGATTAGCAACTAATATTAATTTAGAATCTCAAGGGGTTGGGTTTAAAGCTGTATCTTGGTTAAGACCCAATAGTCAGAAAAAATTTACCGTTGAAAATAAAGCTCAAGCCATCCTCAAACAAATTCCAGAAAATACATTAATGATGGTTTCTGGAAGTAATTTAAAACAAGTTTGGGAAGATTATACCCAAGGTGCAAATGCTAATCCTATAGCACCGTTTAATCCTCAAGTTTTGAGTTCTAGTTTTAAATCTTCAACGGGACTGGAATTAGAAAAGGATGTTCTCAAGGGGATGAATGGAGAATTTGCTTTATCTTTAATTCCATCCACTCCAAATCCCAGAGCTTTAGAACGATTTGTGGCGGGATTAGTATTAATGGTAAAAGTGTCTGATCGCAATGCAACCGATAAAACCTTTACCCAATTAGATGAGGTGATGAAGAATAAAAAATTTAAGGTGAGTGAAGTTAAAATTAAAGACCAACCCGCAATGCAATGGGTTTCTCCCTTTGGGGGATTTGTGGTAACTCGGGGTTGGTTAGATGGGAATTTAGCTTATATTACTTTGGGGGGATCAGTTGCGGATCAAATTGTTCCTTTACCTTCGGTTTCTATTACCTCTAACCCGGTATTTCAACAAAGTATCCCGATGGGACTTAACCCCAACAATGGTAACTTTTTTATGAATGTTGAACGAGTGTTTGATCCGAATGTCAGAACCTTATCATTACCCCAACTTCCCCCTCAGCAAAAGGTCTGGATTGATGCGATTCAATCGATTGGATTAACAACGGCTATTCTAAATGATCGCACCAGTCGTTATGATATTTTTGTTAAAGTTAAAACCCCAACAACCCAACCGACGACTGCACCTAAAACTCAACCTTAA